The Flavobacterium faecale genome has a segment encoding these proteins:
- a CDS encoding NADP-dependent glyceraldehyde-3-phosphate dehydrogenase — MNAIPEEYQIKDILNQDTYLVNGELKKWEGQTTAVFSTISSTAEYSPTILGSIPFMGEKEALEAVEAASAAFDHGQGLWPTMKVVDRIKCMQKFVKQMKETRSEVVKFLMWEIGKSLGDSEKEFDRTVEYINDTIDSYKELNSRSAHFSKVQGVNAMVRRSPLGVVLCLGPYNYPLNETFSLLIPALIMGNPVIFKPAKHGVLLISPLLEAFRNSFPKGAINILYGRGREVAAPVMKSGKVDILALIGNSKSAIALQDQHPNKNRLRLVLGLEAKNPAIILPEADLDLAISECIAGTLSFNGQRCTALKVLYVHESIAEEFNKRFSEKVDNLLFGNPWEKGVSLTPLPEKDKPAYIQELIDDATSKGAQIINAKGGQHSDNYIFPAVLFPVNKEMRVYKEEQFGPVVPILSFKDIQEPLNDMAESNYGQQVSLFGKDAKTIAPLIDSLVNLVSRVNLNSSCQRGPDVFPFTGRKDSAVGTLSIHDALRSFSIRTFVASKDNAYNNAILQELLDSRASNFVNTDYIL, encoded by the coding sequence ATGAATGCAATTCCAGAAGAATATCAGATTAAAGACATTTTAAACCAAGACACTTATTTAGTAAATGGTGAATTAAAAAAATGGGAAGGACAAACAACAGCTGTTTTTTCTACCATATCATCAACGGCTGAATATAGTCCTACAATTTTAGGATCGATTCCGTTTATGGGAGAAAAAGAAGCACTTGAGGCTGTAGAAGCTGCATCTGCCGCTTTTGATCATGGTCAAGGATTATGGCCTACAATGAAGGTTGTAGATCGCATCAAATGCATGCAGAAGTTTGTAAAGCAAATGAAAGAAACCCGCTCAGAGGTAGTTAAATTTTTGATGTGGGAAATCGGGAAATCCTTAGGAGATTCTGAAAAAGAATTTGACAGAACAGTAGAGTATATTAATGATACTATTGATAGTTACAAAGAATTGAACAGTCGTAGTGCTCATTTTTCTAAAGTTCAAGGCGTTAATGCCATGGTACGTAGAAGTCCGCTGGGAGTAGTTTTGTGTCTAGGACCTTATAATTATCCTTTGAACGAAACGTTCTCTTTATTGATACCAGCCTTAATAATGGGGAATCCTGTTATTTTTAAGCCTGCAAAACATGGTGTGTTATTAATTTCGCCACTATTAGAAGCGTTTAGAAATAGTTTTCCAAAAGGAGCAATCAATATATTGTATGGTAGAGGTAGAGAAGTGGCTGCTCCTGTGATGAAGTCGGGTAAGGTGGATATCTTGGCTTTGATTGGTAACAGTAAATCGGCAATTGCATTGCAAGATCAACATCCTAATAAAAACCGTTTGCGTTTGGTTTTAGGATTAGAAGCAAAAAATCCAGCAATTATTTTGCCAGAAGCTGATTTAGATTTAGCGATTAGCGAATGTATTGCAGGTACACTATCCTTTAATGGGCAACGATGTACAGCCTTGAAGGTATTGTATGTACATGAGTCTATTGCAGAAGAGTTCAATAAACGTTTCTCTGAAAAGGTAGATAATTTACTTTTTGGTAATCCATGGGAAAAAGGAGTATCCTTGACGCCATTACCAGAGAAAGACAAACCAGCCTATATTCAAGAATTGATCGATGATGCTACAAGTAAAGGTGCACAAATCATTAATGCAAAAGGAGGACAACATTCAGACAACTATATTTTTCCTGCGGTCTTGTTTCCTGTAAACAAAGAAATGAGAGTATATAAGGAAGAGCAATTTGGACCAGTGGTGCCAATTTTGAGTTTCAAAGATATTCAAGAGCCTTTGAATGATATGGCAGAATCCAATTATGGTCAGCAAGTAAGTTTGTTTGGTAAAGATGCTAAAACAATTGCACCATTAATTGACTCTTTGGTAAATTTGGTGAGTAGAGTTAACTTGAATAGCTCATGTCAACGTGGACCAGATGTTTTTCCGTTTACAGGTCGAAAAGATTCTGCAGTAGGAACATTAAGTATTCATGATGCGTTGCGTTCATTTTCTATTCGAACATTTGTTGCATCAAAAGACAACGCCTACAATAATGCTATTTTACAAGAATTATTAGATAGTAGAGCTTCAAACTTTGTGAATACCGATTATATCCTGTAA
- a CDS encoding rhodanese-like domain-containing protein, with protein MNLSQEDWVAQMASDENVVILDVRTEDEVNEGMIPNAINIDIHKGQEFISEIEALDKDKKYYVYCRSGMRSQKACEIMNELGFDHAYNLLGGMLEWEGEIE; from the coding sequence ATGAATTTATCACAAGAAGATTGGGTTGCTCAGATGGCATCAGACGAGAATGTTGTAATTCTTGATGTGCGTACTGAAGACGAAGTAAATGAAGGTATGATTCCGAATGCCATAAACATTGATATTCACAAAGGACAAGAGTTTATTTCGGAAATTGAAGCATTAGATAAAGACAAAAAATACTATGTCTATTGCCGTTCTGGAATGAGAAGTCAAAAAGCCTGTGAAATTATGAATGAACTAGGTTTTGATCACGCTTACAACCTACTTGGCGGAATGCTAGAGTGGGAAGGAGAAATTGAATAA
- a CDS encoding Crp/Fnr family transcriptional regulator, producing the protein MSTSTQSLFPAFSANLLQAIDSNATIKNIPAGEVIMRTGQYIKTTVLVTKGQVKVYREGENGEEFFMYYLQPGQACALSMICATRNQTSQIMAKVVEDAELLMIPLSLMDQWMMEHRSWYEFVIETYRNRFEEVLEVVDSIAFRAMDERLDFYLKRHSAACGCKDLKLSHQEIATELNSSRVVISRLLKKMEQRGLVQLHRNHIELLT; encoded by the coding sequence ATGTCAACTTCAACGCAATCCCTTTTCCCCGCTTTCTCAGCAAATTTATTGCAAGCAATAGATAGTAATGCAACTATCAAAAATATCCCAGCTGGCGAAGTAATTATGAGAACCGGCCAGTATATCAAAACAACAGTTTTGGTAACCAAAGGTCAAGTTAAAGTATACCGAGAAGGAGAAAATGGCGAAGAGTTTTTCATGTATTACCTGCAGCCGGGCCAAGCTTGCGCACTCTCTATGATCTGTGCTACACGCAACCAAACAAGTCAAATCATGGCCAAAGTGGTCGAAGATGCTGAACTACTGATGATTCCGCTTTCGCTAATGGACCAATGGATGATGGAACACCGCTCGTGGTATGAATTTGTAATTGAAACCTATCGAAATCGATTTGAAGAAGTGCTCGAAGTGGTTGACAGCATCGCTTTTAGAGCCATGGACGAGCGCCTAGATTTTTATCTAAAAAGACATAGTGCGGCCTGCGGATGCAAAGATCTAAAATTATCTCATCAAGAAATTGCCACAGAATTAAACAGTTCTAGAGTGGTCATCTCTCGATTATTAAAAAAAATGGAGCAGCGAGGCTTGGTACAACTACATAGAAACCATATTGAACTCCTAACCTAG
- a CDS encoding sulfite exporter TauE/SafE family protein — protein MEYLGYLASIIIGLSLGLIGGGGSILTIPILVYLFKVDPELATSYSLFIVGATSLFGGYNHYKLGNLDLKTALYFAVPSIISILIIREVIFPQIASTLFTVASYAVSKNLLIMIVFSVLMIAASISMIKDRTTVVKNPKTNFVQLGIIGFLVGIVTGFLGAGGGFLIIPALLFFANLPMKQAVGTSLLIIFINSAIGFAGDLYIGTPVDYAFLLLISSIAAVGLLIGVQLSKRIDGHKLKPIFGWFVLIMGIYIITKEVFF, from the coding sequence ATGGAATATTTAGGGTATTTAGCATCAATCATAATCGGACTTTCATTGGGCTTAATCGGTGGCGGTGGCTCTATATTGACGATTCCTATATTAGTTTACTTATTTAAGGTAGATCCTGAATTGGCTACAAGTTATTCCTTATTCATTGTTGGAGCTACTTCTCTTTTTGGCGGGTACAACCATTACAAATTAGGGAATCTAGACCTAAAAACAGCTCTCTATTTTGCTGTTCCCTCCATCATTTCGATCCTAATTATTCGTGAAGTGATTTTTCCTCAAATCGCCTCTACCCTATTTACGGTAGCATCGTATGCCGTTTCAAAGAATCTGCTCATCATGATTGTCTTTTCAGTTCTCATGATTGCCGCCTCCATATCCATGATCAAGGATCGAACTACCGTAGTCAAAAATCCAAAAACCAATTTTGTCCAATTGGGTATAATTGGTTTCTTAGTAGGAATCGTAACCGGATTTCTAGGCGCAGGTGGTGGTTTTTTGATTATTCCAGCGCTACTTTTTTTTGCTAATCTACCCATGAAGCAGGCCGTAGGAACGTCTTTACTGATTATTTTCATCAACTCAGCTATCGGTTTTGCTGGTGACTTATATATTGGTACACCCGTAGATTATGCATTTCTTTTACTCATTTCGAGCATTGCCGCTGTCGGCTTACTCATTGGCGTACAACTCTCCAAAAGAATTGATGGTCACAAGCTAAAACCTATCTTCGGCTGGTTTGTACTCATCATGGGGATTTATATCATCACCAAAGAGGTTTTCTTTTAG
- a CDS encoding GIY-YIG nuclease family protein, whose protein sequence is MNYLYILYSVEVDKYYIGHTSETLDERLRKHLSNHSGFTSKVKDWTIVYYEEFETKSLAYKRELEVKKWKSRIKIQKLINESSP, encoded by the coding sequence ATGAACTACTTGTATATTTTATATTCTGTTGAAGTAGATAAGTATTATATTGGACATACTTCAGAAACTCTTGATGAACGTTTGCGTAAACATTTATCAAATCATTCTGGCTTTACCTCAAAAGTCAAAGACTGGACTATTGTTTACTATGAGGAATTTGAAACTAAATCTTTAGCTTACAAAAGAGAATTAGAAGTGAAGAAATGGAAAAGCAGAATAAAAATTCAAAAATTAATAAATGAGTCCAGTCCATAG